A stretch of Pseudochaenichthys georgianus chromosome 2, fPseGeo1.2, whole genome shotgun sequence DNA encodes these proteins:
- the LOC117459335 gene encoding B- and T-lymphocyte attenuator-like isoform X1 produces MNCDWKMKPNLCCTILHVCIWAELLLTLNADDGCLIETRVLRNTSYKAVVGEQLEIKCGVAFCKEAPPTVDWIKYEKTDVPVNISSRIKMEWGSINKSEGISFLVFPNIRLNDSGVYQCKSGESNSHYINVFVNVDDGRWRTTVPQKNESSTHPEPTVNSWTYMYFAAGIVPFIIIVIIISVVSMRGCKGKSKKETSSENQYMAIPIVEQPLHHGCLQPSPRGSPSAPPCRRSLRTKTPPLQPNELPLPRDNYPVYRVITRDRERQRNMAEEEGSSIVYAALNHQPPARAARPPRPTEEQSEYAAIRVKE; encoded by the exons ATGAACTGCGACTGGAAGATGAAGCCGAACCTCTGCTGCACCATCCTTCATGTGTGCATCTGGGCAGAGCTGCTTCTCACCTTAAACGCTGACG ACGGATGTCTCATTGAAACTAGAGTACTCCGAAATACATCTTATAAAGCTGTCGTGGGAGAACAACTTGAGATTAAATGTGGAGTTGCATTCTGTAAAGAAGCCCCACCAACGGTCGACTGGATTAAATATGAGAAAACGGATGTCCCTGTCAACATCAGCAGTCGCATTAAAATGGAGTGGGGATCTATAAACAAATCAGAAGGGATATCATTTCTGGTCTTTCCCAATATACGTCTGAATGACTCTGGTGTGTATCAGTGTAAAAGTGGAGAAAGTAACAGTCATTACATCAACGTCTTCGTCAATG TTGATGATGGACGTTGGCGTACCACTGTTCCACAGAAAAATGAGA GTAGCACACATCCTGAACCCACAGTGAATTCATGGACGTACATGTACTTTGCTGCTGGGATTGTGCCGTTCATCATCATAGTCATAATCATATCTGTAGTATCGATGCGTGGGTGTAAAG GGAAATCAAAGAAAGAAACGTCAAGCGAAAACCAG TACATGGCAATCCCCATAGTGGAGCAACCCCTCCATCATGGCTGCCTCCAGCCCTCGCCAAGAGGAAGCCCCTCCGCGCCACCATGCCGGAGATCCCTACGGACAAAAACACCGCCCTTACAACCCAATGAGCTTCCTTTACCAAGAGACAATTACCCGGTGTACAGGGTGATAACCAGGgacagggagagacagagaaatatggcggaggaagaggggagttcgaTTGTGTACGCTGCTCTGAACCATCAACCTCCTGCCAGGGCTGCTCGGCCTCCGAGGCCCACAGAGGAGCAATCAGAGTACGCGGCTATCCGTGTTAAAGAATAA
- the LOC117459335 gene encoding B- and T-lymphocyte attenuator-like isoform X2 has translation MNCDWKMKPNLCCTILHVCIWAELLLTLNADDGCLIETRVLRNTSYKAVVGEQLEIKCGVAFCKEAPPTVDWIKYEKTDVPVNISSRIKMEWGSINKSEGISFLVFPNIRLNDSGVYQCKSGESNSHYINVFVNGSTHPEPTVNSWTYMYFAAGIVPFIIIVIIISVVSMRGCKGKSKKETSSENQYMAIPIVEQPLHHGCLQPSPRGSPSAPPCRRSLRTKTPPLQPNELPLPRDNYPVYRVITRDRERQRNMAEEEGSSIVYAALNHQPPARAARPPRPTEEQSEYAAIRVKE, from the exons ATGAACTGCGACTGGAAGATGAAGCCGAACCTCTGCTGCACCATCCTTCATGTGTGCATCTGGGCAGAGCTGCTTCTCACCTTAAACGCTGACG ACGGATGTCTCATTGAAACTAGAGTACTCCGAAATACATCTTATAAAGCTGTCGTGGGAGAACAACTTGAGATTAAATGTGGAGTTGCATTCTGTAAAGAAGCCCCACCAACGGTCGACTGGATTAAATATGAGAAAACGGATGTCCCTGTCAACATCAGCAGTCGCATTAAAATGGAGTGGGGATCTATAAACAAATCAGAAGGGATATCATTTCTGGTCTTTCCCAATATACGTCTGAATGACTCTGGTGTGTATCAGTGTAAAAGTGGAGAAAGTAACAGTCATTACATCAACGTCTTCGTCAATG GTAGCACACATCCTGAACCCACAGTGAATTCATGGACGTACATGTACTTTGCTGCTGGGATTGTGCCGTTCATCATCATAGTCATAATCATATCTGTAGTATCGATGCGTGGGTGTAAAG GGAAATCAAAGAAAGAAACGTCAAGCGAAAACCAG TACATGGCAATCCCCATAGTGGAGCAACCCCTCCATCATGGCTGCCTCCAGCCCTCGCCAAGAGGAAGCCCCTCCGCGCCACCATGCCGGAGATCCCTACGGACAAAAACACCGCCCTTACAACCCAATGAGCTTCCTTTACCAAGAGACAATTACCCGGTGTACAGGGTGATAACCAGGgacagggagagacagagaaatatggcggaggaagaggggagttcgaTTGTGTACGCTGCTCTGAACCATCAACCTCCTGCCAGGGCTGCTCGGCCTCCGAGGCCCACAGAGGAGCAATCAGAGTACGCGGCTATCCGTGTTAAAGAATAA
- the LOC117459352 gene encoding splicing factor U2AF 35 kDa subunit-like: MAEYLASIFGTEKDKVNCSFYFKIGACRHGDRCSRLHNKPTFSQTILIQNIYRNPQNSAQTADSSRCAVSDVEMQEHYDEFFEEVFAEMEEKYGEVEEMNVCDNLGDHLVGNVYVKFRREEDAEKAVMDLNNRWFNAQAVHSELSPVTDFREACCRQYEMGECTRGGFCNFMHLKPISRELRRELYGRRRKGPDPGARPRERRSRSKDRRRDRERPRRSRDRERSGRF; encoded by the exons ATGGCGGAGTATCTAGCATCCATTTTCGGCACAGAGAAAGACAA GGTCAACTGCTCCTTCTATTTTAAAATTGGCGCTTGCAGACATGGAGACCGCTGCTCGAGATTGCACAACAAACCAACCTTCAGCCAG ACCATCTTGATCCAGAACATCTACCGTAATCCTCAGAACAGCGCACAGACGGCCGACTCTTCTCGCT GTGCTGTCAGCGATGTGGAAATGCAGGAGCACTACGACGAGTTCTTCGAG GAGGTGTTCGCAGAGATGGAGGAGAAGTACGGAGAGGTGGAGGAGATGAACGTGTGCGACAACTTGGGCGACCACCTCGTCGGAAATGTCTACGTTAAG TTTCGCAGAGAGGAGGACGCAGAGAAAGCTGTCATGGACCTGAACAATCGTTGGTTCAACGCCCAGGCCGTCCACTCAGAGCTCTCCCCCGTCACCGACTTCAGGGAAGCCTGCTGCCGCCAGTACGAGATGGG GGAGTGTACCAGAGGAGGCTTCTGCAACTTCATGCACCTGAAACCCATATCGCGGGAACTTCGACGGGAGTTGTACGGCCGCCGCAGGAAAGG GCCTGACCCTGGCGCGCGCCCCAGGGAACGGCGCTCCCGATCCAAGGACCGGCGGCGGGACCGCGAGAGACCGAGAAGGTCGAGGGACCGAGAGCGCTCCGGACGATTCTGA
- the cbsa gene encoding cystathionine beta-synthase a isoform X1 yields the protein MPSVPSTKEASMKCPVVCPHAAKLLSQTNGEGKLREGSILLNGVDTEHINTEHINTEHITTQNAVVERKWIRPDLPSRCTWTLGASRDESPHAQVPRSVRSVAPAILPNILHRIGDTPLVRINKIPKAFGLKCELLAKCEYFNAGGSVKDRISLRMVEDAERAGLLKPGDTIIEPTSGNTGIGLALAAAVKGYRCIIVMPEKMSMEKVDVLRALGAEIVRTPTSARFDSPESHVGVAWRLKNEIPNSHILDQYRNASNPLAHYDTTAEEILEQCGGKLDMLVAGAGTGGTITGIARKLKERCPNIKIVGVDPEGSILAEPEQLNKTDKTQYEVEGIGYDFIPTVLDRSVIDTWYKSDDEESFNMSRMLMREEGLLCGGSSGTAMAAAVNMAKDLKEGQRCVVILPDSVRNYMSKFLNDKWMVQKGFLSEEALMVKKPWWWNLRLQGLNLSAPLTVLPTVTCQRTIKILKEKGFDQAPVVDEAGLILGMVTLGNMLACILAGKIKVSDPVSKVLYTQFKQIHLNDNLWKLSRILETDHFALVVHEQIQYLTDGSPRLKQMVFGVVTAVDLLAFVTVREKRERTMSESTDELT from the exons ATGCCATCAGTTCCTTCAACCAAGGAGGCTTCCATGAAGTGCCCGGTGGTGTGCCCCCACGCCGCCAAGCTGCTCAGCCAAACCAACGGGGAAGGGAAACTCCGGGAGGGCTCCATCCTGCTGAACGGCGTCGACACGGAGCACATCAACACGGAGCACATCAACACGGAGCACATCACCACGCAGAATGCGGTGGTGGAGAGGAAGTGGATCCGGCCTGACCTCCCCAGCCGCTGCACGTGGACCCTGGGGGCCTCGAGAGACGAGTCCCCTCATGCACAGGTTCCCAGGTCGGTGAG ATCCGTGGCTCCTGCCATTCTCCCGAACATCCTGCACCGGATCGGCGACACCCCCCTGGTGCGCATCAACAAGATCCCCAAAGCCTTTGGACTCAAATGTGAATTAT TGGCTAAGTGTGAGTACTTCAATGCGGGGGGGAGTGTGAAGGACCGGATCAGCCTGCGGATGGTGGAGGACGCGGAGAGGGCGGGGCTCCTCAAACCTGGAGACACCATCATCGAGCCCACGTCTGGAAACACTG GTATCGGGTTGGCCCTGGCTGCAGCTGTGAAAGGATACCGCTGCATCATCGTCATGCCGGAGAAAATGAGCATGGAGAAG GTTGATGTCTTGAGAGCTCTTGGAGCGGAGATCGTCCGCACGCCCACCAGCGCTCGCTTCGACTCGCCGGAGTCTCACGTGGGCGTCGCCTGGCGTCTTAAAAACGAGATCCCCAACTCTCACATCCTGGACCAGTACCGCAACGCGAGCAACCCTCTGGCTCACTACGACACCACGGCCGAGGAGATCCTGGAGCAGTGCGGCG GTAAACTGGACATGCTGGTGGCAGGCGCCGGCACGGGGGGGACGATCACTGGCATCGCCCGCAAACTGAAAGAAAGATGCCCCAACATCAAG ATTGTTGGCGTTGATCCAGAAGGCTCCATCCTGGCCGAGCCCGAGCAGCTCAACAAAACCGATAAGACCCAGTACGAGGTGGAGGGCATCGGGTACGACTTCATCCCCACCGTGCTCGACAGATCA GTCATTGATACGTGGTACAAGTCAGACGACGAGGAGTCCTTCAACATGTCCCGCATGCTGATGAGAGAGGAGGGCCTGCTGTGCG GTGGCAGCTCTGGGACGGCCATGGCTGCGGCTGTGAATATGGCCAAAGATCTGAAGGAGGGCCAGCGCTGTGTGGTCATCCTGCCAGACTCCGTCCGCAACTACAT GTCCAAGTTCCTGAATGATAAGTGGATGGTGCAGAAGGGCTTCCTGAGTGAGGAGGCCCTCATGGTGAAAAAACCCTG GTGGTGGAACCTGAGGCTGCAGGGTTTGAATCTGTCCGCCCCGCTCACCGTGCTGCCCACCGTCACCTGTCAGAGGACCATCAAAATCCTGAAGGAGAAGGGGTTCGACCAAGCGCCCGTGGTGGACGAGGCTGG gTTAATCCTGGGCATGGTGACACTAGGGAACATGTTGGCCTGTATCCTGGCGGGAAAGATCAAGGTGTCGGACCCCGTCAGCAAAGTGCTCTACACGCAGTTCAAACAG atCCATTTGAATGATAATTTGTGGAAGTTATCCCGCATTCTGGAGACTGACCACTTTGCCCTGGTGGTACATGAACAGATCCAAT ATTTGACGGACGGCTCTCCCAGGCTGAAGCAGATGGTTTTCGGAGTGGTGACCGCCGTCGACCTGCTAGCCTTCGTCACAGTGCGGGAAAAGAGGGAGAGAACCATGTCGGAGTCCACCGACGAGCTGACCTGA
- the cbsa gene encoding cystathionine beta-synthase a isoform X2, whose product MPSVPSTKEASMKCPVVCPHAAKLLSQTNGEGKLREGSILLNGVDTEHINTEHINTEHITTQNAVVERKWIRPDLPSRCTWTLGASRDESPHAQVPRSVAPAILPNILHRIGDTPLVRINKIPKAFGLKCELLAKCEYFNAGGSVKDRISLRMVEDAERAGLLKPGDTIIEPTSGNTGIGLALAAAVKGYRCIIVMPEKMSMEKVDVLRALGAEIVRTPTSARFDSPESHVGVAWRLKNEIPNSHILDQYRNASNPLAHYDTTAEEILEQCGGKLDMLVAGAGTGGTITGIARKLKERCPNIKIVGVDPEGSILAEPEQLNKTDKTQYEVEGIGYDFIPTVLDRSVIDTWYKSDDEESFNMSRMLMREEGLLCGGSSGTAMAAAVNMAKDLKEGQRCVVILPDSVRNYMSKFLNDKWMVQKGFLSEEALMVKKPWWWNLRLQGLNLSAPLTVLPTVTCQRTIKILKEKGFDQAPVVDEAGLILGMVTLGNMLACILAGKIKVSDPVSKVLYTQFKQIHLNDNLWKLSRILETDHFALVVHEQIQYLTDGSPRLKQMVFGVVTAVDLLAFVTVREKRERTMSESTDELT is encoded by the exons ATGCCATCAGTTCCTTCAACCAAGGAGGCTTCCATGAAGTGCCCGGTGGTGTGCCCCCACGCCGCCAAGCTGCTCAGCCAAACCAACGGGGAAGGGAAACTCCGGGAGGGCTCCATCCTGCTGAACGGCGTCGACACGGAGCACATCAACACGGAGCACATCAACACGGAGCACATCACCACGCAGAATGCGGTGGTGGAGAGGAAGTGGATCCGGCCTGACCTCCCCAGCCGCTGCACGTGGACCCTGGGGGCCTCGAGAGACGAGTCCCCTCATGCACAGGTTCCCAG ATCCGTGGCTCCTGCCATTCTCCCGAACATCCTGCACCGGATCGGCGACACCCCCCTGGTGCGCATCAACAAGATCCCCAAAGCCTTTGGACTCAAATGTGAATTAT TGGCTAAGTGTGAGTACTTCAATGCGGGGGGGAGTGTGAAGGACCGGATCAGCCTGCGGATGGTGGAGGACGCGGAGAGGGCGGGGCTCCTCAAACCTGGAGACACCATCATCGAGCCCACGTCTGGAAACACTG GTATCGGGTTGGCCCTGGCTGCAGCTGTGAAAGGATACCGCTGCATCATCGTCATGCCGGAGAAAATGAGCATGGAGAAG GTTGATGTCTTGAGAGCTCTTGGAGCGGAGATCGTCCGCACGCCCACCAGCGCTCGCTTCGACTCGCCGGAGTCTCACGTGGGCGTCGCCTGGCGTCTTAAAAACGAGATCCCCAACTCTCACATCCTGGACCAGTACCGCAACGCGAGCAACCCTCTGGCTCACTACGACACCACGGCCGAGGAGATCCTGGAGCAGTGCGGCG GTAAACTGGACATGCTGGTGGCAGGCGCCGGCACGGGGGGGACGATCACTGGCATCGCCCGCAAACTGAAAGAAAGATGCCCCAACATCAAG ATTGTTGGCGTTGATCCAGAAGGCTCCATCCTGGCCGAGCCCGAGCAGCTCAACAAAACCGATAAGACCCAGTACGAGGTGGAGGGCATCGGGTACGACTTCATCCCCACCGTGCTCGACAGATCA GTCATTGATACGTGGTACAAGTCAGACGACGAGGAGTCCTTCAACATGTCCCGCATGCTGATGAGAGAGGAGGGCCTGCTGTGCG GTGGCAGCTCTGGGACGGCCATGGCTGCGGCTGTGAATATGGCCAAAGATCTGAAGGAGGGCCAGCGCTGTGTGGTCATCCTGCCAGACTCCGTCCGCAACTACAT GTCCAAGTTCCTGAATGATAAGTGGATGGTGCAGAAGGGCTTCCTGAGTGAGGAGGCCCTCATGGTGAAAAAACCCTG GTGGTGGAACCTGAGGCTGCAGGGTTTGAATCTGTCCGCCCCGCTCACCGTGCTGCCCACCGTCACCTGTCAGAGGACCATCAAAATCCTGAAGGAGAAGGGGTTCGACCAAGCGCCCGTGGTGGACGAGGCTGG gTTAATCCTGGGCATGGTGACACTAGGGAACATGTTGGCCTGTATCCTGGCGGGAAAGATCAAGGTGTCGGACCCCGTCAGCAAAGTGCTCTACACGCAGTTCAAACAG atCCATTTGAATGATAATTTGTGGAAGTTATCCCGCATTCTGGAGACTGACCACTTTGCCCTGGTGGTACATGAACAGATCCAAT ATTTGACGGACGGCTCTCCCAGGCTGAAGCAGATGGTTTTCGGAGTGGTGACCGCCGTCGACCTGCTAGCCTTCGTCACAGTGCGGGAAAAGAGGGAGAGAACCATGTCGGAGTCCACCGACGAGCTGACCTGA